The following is a genomic window from Caproiciproducens sp. CPB-2.
GACGATCGACGCGGACGAAAGGTCGGGCACATAAGAGAGGATATCCTCCACATCCGTCGTGGTCAGGGTCACGCCCTTCTGAGCGGTGCCTCCCCCGCCCATCTGGCCGCCGCCCGGCATTCCGCCGCCTCCGCTCCCGCCGGTACGGCTTCCGCCGCTGAAGCTTCTCTGGGTTCCGCCGCTGAAGCCGCCACTGAAACCGCCTCCGCCGCCCATATCCCCCGGTGGCATCATCCCGGCCATCGCGTCGGCCATATCGGCCTGCGTGCTGACGGTCACGTTGATGGCGCCGACGTTCAGGGTTTTAAACTGCTCCTGAACGTCCACCTCTCCGCCGTGCCCGATGGCAATAACCAGCACGATGGTCGCGGCGCCGACGATAATCCCGAGGGAGGTCAGCATGACCTTGGTTTTGCTTTCCAGAATATTGATCCATACCAGATGAAGGATTTCACTGAATCTCATGACTTTGTCACCGCGCTTTCGACCAGAACGGTTTCCCCTTCCTGCAGGCCGCTTACAATTTCAACGTACTGCCCGTTGGAAAACCCGGTTGTCACCGTCGTCTTTTTGGTCGTACCGTCCGCGCTTTTCACCAGCACGCTGGAAACGCCGTCCTCAAAGGTAACGGCCTGATCGGAAACATACAGCACATCCTTTTTCTGCTTCTTGATAAACTCGACTTCCCCGCTCATGCCCACAAACACTTTCTTCGTATTGGGGTCGGTCATCTTTGCCGTGACCGCATAGGTAACGGAAGCGGACCCGCTGCGCGAGGGAGAAGCGGCGATGCTTTCCACCGTTGCGGGGAAGGTCTGGCCGTCGTACGAGGTCAGCGTGATTTCCGCGTCCTGACCGATGGACAGGTCGGTGACATCCTCTTCCGACAGGGAAACGGACATACTGACGGAGGAGGTTTTGGCAATCGTGATAATGGCTTCCCCCGCCTTCACGTCGCTTCCGTCGGTGTAGCCGACCGCAACGACGATTCCGTCGCAGGGAGAGGTAAGCACACCGTCTCCGTTAATCGCGCTGTTGACGTCGTCCAGTTCCCTTTGCAGGCTGTCGTACGTCTCCTGCTGGGTGGAAACCGCCTGCGCGAGCTGGTTGGCCGTCAGCTCATAGGCTGCTTCGGCGCCGGAGCCGTCGATCAGGCTGCTTTGCAGCGTCTGCTCCGCTTCGTCGACACTCCCGGCCGCGGATTTCTGCGCTTTTTCCAGCGCAAACTGAGCCGTTTTTACTTCATTCTGGAGCGAGGTCACCTTGGAGTCGATTTCATCCGATGAAGCCGCCGTATCGCTGTCGTCGCTGCTGCTGGAGCTGGAACCGTACTTGCTCCGGAAGGTTTCATTGTAATCGTCATAAGCCGAGGAATAGTTTTCATATTCCGCCGTGTAAAGGGACACCTTCGTTTCCAGCGCCTCTTTTGCGGAAACCGTAGAGGCTATGTAGTCGGCATAATCGTTGTAGGCGTCCTTTGCCGCGTCGTATTCCGTTTCCGCCTCGTCTTCCCCGTCGTCCTGCGCTTTGGCCAGGACCCACGCGGAATACGCGGAATTCTTCGCCGACTCCAGAGAGCTGAGTCCGTCCAGCGCCGCTTTGTGGTCCTTTTCATACTGCTCCAGCTGATCCTCGTAGCTGCTCTTTGTCGTTTCCGTGTCGTCCCTCCACTTTTTCAGCTGCTTCAGCTTGGCGTAATCCGTGGGGTAGCTTTTCTGTAAGGCGAGGTATTTCGTAAGGTCGTCCTGCTTTTCCTTGAGATCCTCCTTGGCGGAAGCGACGTCGTTCTGAATCTGCGCCTTGTCCAGATATTCCTGTGTATACGCGTTGGCGGCGTTCGACCTGCTTTTCTCATAAGTGAGCTTCGCGGTCTTGAGCTTGCTCTCCTGATCGGCAAGAGCCTGCTCAAGGGAAAGCTTTGCCTCCGCCAGCTTCGTGCGGGAATCCAGCGTCCCGTCGGTCACGCTGTTCTGGTCCAGCTTTACCAGCGACTCCCCGTCCTTGACCGAATAGCCCACCTTCACAAGCACGCTGTCGATGGTGACATCCACCGGGAACGAAACGGTTTGCTCGTCCAGCGCAACCGTGCCGCTTTCGCTGGTGCCCACGGTTACGGCGCCCTTTTCAACGGTATACTCGCGGTAATTGACCGTATTCTGCGAAGCCTTGATCTGGTGGAGATACAGCAGAACCGTCGTCAGAACAGCAACGCCCAGGACGGTGCCCGAGGCGATGATGATACACAATTTTTTGTGATTCTGAACCAAACTGAATACCTTATTCTTTATTTTGAGTGCTTTATCTTTCATAACTGACCTCCAATTTCCGCTTTCTACATCCAATTATAGGAATTTAATCTTAATCGAAACCTAAATTTTCGGCGCTTCACATAAATTTAAGCGCATCTTCACAAGACCATCACATGCGAAAAATGCGCTGCTGCTATAATATAGGAAAGGCGGACGGAGGGATTCGGATGAAAATATTGCTCATAGAGAATGATAAAAAAATCGCGGAAAAAATCGGCAGGCTGCTGAACCGGAACCGTTTTGAATATTTCTCCGTTTCCAGCGGGGAAAACGGAGCCGATGAAGCGATGAGCGGCATCTACGACGCGGTGATTCTGGACGTCTTGCTGCCGGACTGCAGCGGGCTGGAGGTGCTCAAGCAGATACGGAAAGCCGGCCACTGTGTCCCCATCCTGATGCTGTCGCCGAAATGCGGCGTCAGCGACAAGGTCCGCGGGCTGAACGGCGGCGCCGACGACTTTATGGAAAGGCCGTTTGCGGAAGCCGAGCTGCTCGCAAGGCTCTGCGCGGTTTCCCGCAGGAAGGGGGAGCTGATTGCGGACACCCTGTCCTTCGGTGAATTGAGGCTGAACCTGAGCACCTACGAGCTGTCCGACACCGGGGAAAGCGTCCCTCTTTCCAACAAGGAATTCGAGTTGATGAAATTCTTTCTTCTGCAGGGACACAATGTCAGCAGTAAGGAAAATTTACTGACGAAATTCTGGGGCTTCGAAAATTCCACGGCGGAAAACAGCCTTGAGGTACACATCACCTATCTGCGCCACAAGCTGAAACGGATTCATTCCGGCATCCGGATTCACTGCATCAAAAACGTCGGCTATCAGCTGATTACCGGCGAAAAATAAAGGAGCGGGATTTCGATCCCGCTCCTGCTGTTTTCTGTTTTATTCCCGGACGATATCCTTGATGACTTCCCCCGCCAGAATCAGTCCCGCGACGGAAGGAACAAAGGAAATGCTGCCCGGCACCTGACGGCGGATGGAGCATTTGCGCTTTGTGCCCGGCGGGCAGATACAGTGATATTTACAGCTGGTGGCGGCGTCGTCGATCGGCGTCATCGGCGGCTCCTTGGAATACACCACCTTCAGGGAAGGGATGTTCCGTTTACGCAGTTCATTGCGCATCACCCTCGCAAGGGGACAGACGGAAGTCTGATAGATATCGGCGACCTCGAATTTTGTGGGGTCAAGCTTATTCCCCGCCCCCATACAGCTGATGACGGGAACACCGGCAGCCTTCGCCCTTTCAATCAGGATCAGCTTGGCGGAGATGGTGTCGATCGCGTCTACCACATAGGAATATCGGGACAGGTCGACGGTATCGGCGTTCTCAGCCGTATAAAACATAGGGAAAATCTCCACCTTTGCGGAAGGATTGATTTCCAGTATCCGGTCGCGCATCACCTCTACCTTTGCCCTGCCGACCGTTTTGCGCGTGGCGATCAGCTGACGGTTGATATTGGTCAGGCAGACCTTGTCGTCGTCAAACAGCGCGATGCCGCCGATTCCGCTTCTTGCGAGCGCTTCCGCCGTGTAGGAACCGACCCCGCCGATCCCGAACACCGCCACCGCAGCCGCCTGCAGCTTTTTCATCGCGGGAGCCCCCAGCAAAAGCTCCGTCCTCGAAAATTCATTTAACATTTCTTTCCCACCTGTATATTCAGTCATCATCAATTTTATCATTACAGCATTTCCAATTGATTCCGCAGCAAAGTTGCGTTCCTCCCCCGCCGAAGGCGGGGGAGGAACGTGTATTATCCCGCAAACTGAAATGGAATTGCTATAGATCTCACGGAACAAATTATACCGTACCAGCCGGCCTTTATCAATCGGTTATTGAAATAAAAAGTCTTTTCCTATCAAAGCGGTAATAGATTGACATTTTATCCGGGCGACAGTATGATAAAAGACAAAATAATAAAATGTCGGCAAAACCCCGTCCGGCAAAAGAGCCGCCGGAAGCAAGCGGGCTGATTGCGGAAAGGATGCGGAAAATGGATTTGAACATTACGCGGGAGCAGGCCTGGGCCCTCCTTACGGAGTACAACAAGGACCCGTTTCATCTGAAACACGCCCTCACTGTGGAGGGGACCATGAGATATTTTGCCAAACTGCTCGGCTTTGAGGAGGAACAGGACTTCTGGGGCATCGTCGGGCTCCTGCACGACCTGGACTTTGAGCTTTTCCCGGACGAGCACTGCATTCGCGGACAGGCCATCCTGCGCGAAAGGGGAGTCAGCGAGGATATCATCCACGCGACCGCAAGCCATGGGTACCAGCTGACCGTGAATATCAAGCCGGAGCACACGATGGAAAAGGTGCTTTACGCCGTCGACGAGCTCACCGGGCTGATCGGCGCCGTTGCGCTGATGCGCCCCTCGAAGAGCGTACAGGACCTGGAACTGAAATCGGTCAAAAAG
Proteins encoded in this region:
- a CDS encoding efflux RND transporter periplasmic adaptor subunit, with the translated sequence MKDKALKIKNKVFSLVQNHKKLCIIIASGTVLGVAVLTTVLLYLHQIKASQNTVNYREYTVEKGAVTVGTSESGTVALDEQTVSFPVDVTIDSVLVKVGYSVKDGESLVKLDQNSVTDGTLDSRTKLAEAKLSLEQALADQESKLKTAKLTYEKSRSNAANAYTQEYLDKAQIQNDVASAKEDLKEKQDDLTKYLALQKSYPTDYAKLKQLKKWRDDTETTKSSYEDQLEQYEKDHKAALDGLSSLESAKNSAYSAWVLAKAQDDGEDEAETEYDAAKDAYNDYADYIASTVSAKEALETKVSLYTAEYENYSSAYDDYNETFRSKYGSSSSSSDDSDTAASSDEIDSKVTSLQNEVKTAQFALEKAQKSAAGSVDEAEQTLQSSLIDGSGAEAAYELTANQLAQAVSTQQETYDSLQRELDDVNSAINGDGVLTSPCDGIVVAVGYTDGSDVKAGEAIITIAKTSSVSMSVSLSEEDVTDLSIGQDAEITLTSYDGQTFPATVESIAASPSRSGSASVTYAVTAKMTDPNTKKVFVGMSGEVEFIKKQKKDVLYVSDQAVTFEDGVSSVLVKSADGTTKKTTVTTGFSNGQYVEIVSGLQEGETVLVESAVTKS
- a CDS encoding response regulator transcription factor; the protein is MKILLIENDKKIAEKIGRLLNRNRFEYFSVSSGENGADEAMSGIYDAVILDVLLPDCSGLEVLKQIRKAGHCVPILMLSPKCGVSDKVRGLNGGADDFMERPFAEAELLARLCAVSRRKGELIADTLSFGELRLNLSTYELSDTGESVPLSNKEFELMKFFLLQGHNVSSKENLLTKFWGFENSTAENSLEVHITYLRHKLKRIHSGIRIHCIKNVGYQLITGEK
- a CDS encoding tRNA threonylcarbamoyladenosine dehydratase; this encodes MLNEFSRTELLLGAPAMKKLQAAAVAVFGIGGVGSYTAEALARSGIGGIALFDDDKVCLTNINRQLIATRKTVGRAKVEVMRDRILEINPSAKVEIFPMFYTAENADTVDLSRYSYVVDAIDTISAKLILIERAKAAGVPVISCMGAGNKLDPTKFEVADIYQTSVCPLARVMRNELRKRNIPSLKVVYSKEPPMTPIDDAATSCKYHCICPPGTKRKCSIRRQVPGSISFVPSVAGLILAGEVIKDIVRE
- a CDS encoding HD domain-containing protein, which gives rise to MDLNITREQAWALLTEYNKDPFHLKHALTVEGTMRYFAKLLGFEEEQDFWGIVGLLHDLDFELFPDEHCIRGQAILRERGVSEDIIHATASHGYQLTVNIKPEHTMEKVLYAVDELTGLIGAVALMRPSKSVQDLELKSVKKKYKTLNFAAGCSREVIGRGAEMLGWELDYLIEQTILAMRSCEDAVQTV